The Nicotiana tabacum cultivar K326 chromosome 1, ASM71507v2, whole genome shotgun sequence genome segment ctaacaaaattctaaaatgttgaaattaacacgcataataattaaggatagcttggtgctaccgacctcaaatatcgagtctggaacccatacataattattaagTCCAATTCAaggaattttaatttaatttattaaactaacaaaattctaaaaatgttgaaattgacacgcataataattaaagataacttggtgctaccgggcctcaaaaatCGAGAcaggaacccatagataattactcagtcaaatattaaaaataattatttaatttattaaactaacacacacaattaattttctttaaattataaTAGACGACATGGACTTTTCGCCTGCGCAACGTGGACCTGCCGAGGATAAGCTATTACTGTTGCAGGGAGACCATAGGTCCTCCTTTGTATGGGAGGGACAGCTATCGGATAAGCCTCTCCGCGCCAGGAGACCTGACAATTTGTGGGAGTTCATGGCGCAGCATCCTTTCCATGCCCGCGTAGTCGCGCGCCTACAGGATACAGGTTTCTATACGATTTTTTGGATTGGGTGGATGCAGCTTGACTGGTCTCTCATCACGGCCTTGGTAGAGCGGTGGAGACCGGAGATGCATACTTTTCACTTGCCCACtggagaggccaccatcacgctggaGGATATTCAGGTTTTGTACGGGCTGCGCGTAGATGGACGGGTCGTGGCACTGCCCCAGTACATTAGATCCATGATGCATGGACAGTATTTGGATATGATGGGGCAGTTCACTGGTTATAGACCTCAGGATGACGCTGTACAGAGAGGGGGCAGTCGCGTTGCTTTGTCAGGCATCAGAGATCATATGGCGTTTTTGCACCCAGACATTACCGGCGAGACGGAGGATCTCCATATTGAGAGGTACACGCGGTTGGCGCTGCTCCTGCTTTTCGGgtgtgtcttgttcccgaacacttcggggagtcTAGTGAGTATGCGTTTTCTCCATCATCTTCAGTAGCTGGATGGTTTGCCCTTGTACAGCTGGGGTGCTGTTGTTCTCGCATACCTGTATAGGAGCATGTGCCGGGCGAGCATGCTTTGCGCGGTGGACATATGTGGATTTCTGCCCctcctacaggtgacaacattttcaaatactctgttcattactccgaattctatatggtcgaaatgactcataaattttacatcaactttttatcttaggtttggaCCTGGCAGCGGATCATGCCGTTGCATCCACCTCTACCACCACTTGCACCCGGTGAGGCTtatccgtttctccctctagcttctAGGTGGGTTCTCCGGCATGGGAACTACCGAGGGAtcgatgctcatcataatctcctcCTTGTCAGGGATGTGTTAGATATGTTGGTGGCCGGATaggtaaatatgtacctaaacttacttgttataaattcacttgtgttgcgcatactcacttttatgttattatttgatagttcatctagACGCCATACAACGACGAGTTGCTAGCTCAGCCGCCCGATTATTGCTCAGTCGACCGACTACTTTGGAGCACTTCCGTCCCGATGATCTTCTTCGATATGGTTGAGTATCATGCCACAGAGCGTGTGCTTCGCCAGTTTCACCGTTCCCATCCTATACTGGGGGAGCCTGCATGGGTCCCTACACACTATCAGCGGGATGACTGTGTCAGGGTGGACGATATATTTATGGGATGGCTAGAGCAGCAGGTCCATATTTGGGAGCAGCGAGAGTACCATATTCCGCCACCACCTTCATTTACCTAGAAGGCTACTATTCATCTGTATACGTCATGGTACCGCCGTCACACCTGACTGATGATCGGGAACCCCATTCATGTACTTGGCGAGCGCTACAGATCATACGCCGGGAGGCACGAGTCATTGGTATGTTTTTATGGCTTATTAATATCTTATATTTGTTATATAGCgttatttttttaatatcttAAGTGTTTCACAGGCTATTGGGCATCACCTGGTCTACCAGTTGGGACAGGAGATGCAGCAGCATGCCGAGAGTGTTGCACTCGTTGAGTATGGCCGGCGAGTGGCAGATCTGGCTCGTCGGACCCTGTTTCAAGTGAGAGATGGCGCGAGGTTGGATCACGAGGCTCAGTATGCGGCGCCAGAAGACTACCATCGGGGTAGGGCtgtcccacgaggcaggggtAGGGCACGAGGGAGGGGTGACCCACGAGGCAAGGGTGACCCACGGGGTCGCGGGGGTCGCGGGAGACtgagaggaggtggtccccagcaagggggcgttgaggcacctgtcgACCCACCTGTTGAGGGACATGATGAGGATTTTGGAGATGAGGATCATGGAGATGATCAACCGAGTTATATACCTTAGGTAGATGAGCCTTCCAGCAGTATGCCATCGTACAGCCTTCAGCTATCTCTGCCAGCATCGCAGGTCACCCCATCAAGAGCATTGTCGATCATAGGTACATTAGACGGGGATGTAGACCAGTACTTTGCATGCCCATCTACCGCAGGTGAGGATCGGCCGACCCGAGACGTGGATGGCGGGCGCAGGTTAAGTTATGCCTCATCCCCGGCAGTTGATGCGGATCTACcacaggcgcaggtatgtttgtattactttaaaatttcaatttgttttcttttccttaatgagataccattaattaatttttaactttcttaTGAAGGCTTCATCCCAGCCCATCTTTGAGGCCACTACATGCTTTGATGAGGACACCACGGATGCATATACTCAGGAGGCCGATGAGACCACGATGAGAAAATgttttttgacttaacacgtacaataCAAATATACTTTGTCACATGCTAAGATTAGTacttgttttgtaggttgctgacgACCCGACAGCCAATTCTTCCGATCCTGCCAGCTGTGGTGTCGATGCTGCTGCacatcctcacataaagaggccgcttgatgatgatgatccagaTAGTGTACCCGGGCGACAGTGGATGCGACTCAGGCCAGCAGCAGCACTGAAGCACACAGGCTGCGGGACTCATTGATTTACTTATGTTTTTACTGTGTGTAAATAGTGCATTATGTAAATAATGGTAACAATTATCTtttaacaacaattttattttaattgcgtTTGAACAGCAATTTTACTTTAACAGTACAACACAAGCACAAACCTTGCAAACCTAACACAAAAACAAACAGTAGAACTAATGAAAACACTAGACAAaggaaacataaagatacactacaacgctcaacacgtacatgtcattgtttagtcacTACCGTCTAGTATTCTCTGCTTCATCCACTCGAGCTTGTTTTCCAAATTTTGTTTCTCTTCTTCCGCCTTTTTGAGTTTCGCATTAAACTCTGCAATTTCAAGCTTGGATTGGCGCTCTCTGTCCCGTTGCCCCGTACACACATCATAAAGATGATACAATTTGTCTTTGTAATATTCCTGCTCACatggttcatcaatccataccttAAAATTGCATGTAGGTACGCCGGGATGCCTATAAAACATGTTCATACACACCCAGTAGCGGTGTCCAGCTTCTTCTCAACAATCGTACATCATGCTTTTGATTCCACAGTCGCACTTTGGGCAATAAAGGGGTTGTCGAGACATTTCTTAAAGAGAAACTTtggttttatgaaaatatttgctATAGGTTGTTGTTAAGCACaaaaaataactagaatgcgtttgttatttataggcaagatttcacatataacgtagtattataccacgctttacatacacgtaaaacgtagtattataccatgTTTTGCATATTAAATTTCTCTGAAacgacattattttatcacatgGTTTTCAGCTTTTTCATAACGACATGACAACTCAACAAAGCGTAGTATTATACTGTGTTTTACATATTATTAAGATGCAAGGAAAAAACTTTTTCACATGCGTTTCTAGCAATACGTTGAATATTTGAACAACTCTATGAAGAAAATAATACATTATGTAGATAATGGCAACAATTCTAGTTTAACGACACAAGTTATTGTGACAGAATTTGAACAGCAATTTTATTTAAACATGACAACACAAACACCAACACGGCAAATCTAACGATACACATAACAAAAACAAACAGTAGAACTAATGAAAAGATACACTAGTACGCTCAACACGTACAAGCCACTGTTTAGTTACGACCGCGTACTACTATTTGCTCCAACCACTGGAGTTGGTCTTCCagcttttttttctcttcttctaccTCATTGAGTTTCGCCTTCAACTCATCAATTTCTTGGTTGGTTCGGCGCTCCCGTATCACTTGCCTCGTACAGGTAATATGAAGATCATAAATTCTTTCTTTGTAGCACTCCTGGTTACATGGTTCATCCATCCATACCTCAAATTCACATGTAGGCTTGTGGGGTTGCTCGTCCTCCTTGTTCATACATGCTCAGTAGCGGCGTCCACCATTTGGCCACCATTTGTACAAACTGCATTTTTCTCCGCAATAGCACCTTGGGACATAAACGGGTTGTTCAGACATTTCTTAAAGAGAAACTTTGGTTATTGTTAAGTGCAGAACATAAGTAGCatgcgcccgttatttatagTCAATATttcacacaaaacgtagtattatactgtATTTTAGTTATTGAAGTTAAACGACATGACAACTcaacaaaacgtagtattataccatgCTTTACATATTAAAGTTATTCTGCAACAAAACAggtttttcacatggttttcagctttttcagaacgacaTGACAACTCAACAAAACGTAATATTATACCACGCATTACATATTAAAGTTATTCTGCAATTAAACAGCTTTTTCTTCAGCCATTTCAACTTTTTGAGAACGACAATACAATAGATAAAACGTATTATtgtaccacgctttacatattggatttattttttaatacgtaattttttttattccacATTCTTGGTCTTCTTTACTAACACAAATAAGTTTAATATTTGAACCATATCAAAACGTCACATTAAAAAATAAGATGTAACAagattgtggaacataattttatttgatatatattgcaacatacacaagtacagacacatattaaaaaaaacaaaaccaaaacaaaagactaggggtatccttgatagttgggtacattctACGAATTgcaccaggagctggattaccaccgccacgcacaccacctgaaggacatttacgacggctGTGTCCTGgctgcgagcatatgccacatttacgcgcataaacggtgtcaccaacatccatttggttccgtatacgcgttctctttttcacttgcagcttgcgcaaatagtccttgttacataccATCTTAAAAGGTTCTGGTGGctaataatgctcagcacctaatGGCTACAACTGTCCGCTATACGTGTCTACGTATTCAGCAACACTAtattgcctatcaatatagttggtTGCCCCATATCCAACTTATTGAAAACACTTCAACGCATGTGCgcacgacatgtggtagatggtctATTTTCCACAAGAACAAAATCTTTTGGCTTTATTCACCGTCTGTAGATTATTCCCACGGTGTCCGCGGATAACGCtcttaacttcaaaaacacccCGGTCATCATCGTACTGTAGAAACGAATGCCAATGGGCTCGCCTCCTGTacctttcaaatcttctcatgggtattggcataaattgaacacccatGTCCATCAATGCCTATGCAGCTCCATGCCTTTCAACTAACCTCTCTGCACTCTGTTTGAATGTCATgcggaccatggcagtgacaaGCAGTCCATGGACAGACTTCAACAAGCCGGTGAATGACTCCGACAGTTTTTAGTGAGGTCTCCCCATCATCTGCCGccatcagcatgcaatgtccatatgtgaagctcatgtcccatcaaccaagtataggctcgtggaTCTATCTGTCGAATCGCTTCCATGCGCCTGGTGAATTTGCACTGTTGGTGCTTAGTTGCAGCCATCCATATTAAGTCATGCAAggccttgtcaggatatttcttctggaaattggccttcaggtgcctcacacagtaacggtagTATGCATATGGTTCCTGCCATTCAAGAAAGTGTCGTATAGAACCtaaaataccaccatgtcgatcagatattagacaaatacctgaacgttgtttgacaacatgctgcttcaagtggttcaagaAAAGCGTCCACGTCTCTTCGCTTTCGTTGGCACAAATGGCAAAAGCTAATGGAAATATTTGTCtattggcatctactgcaactgcaatcaaaagcttaatatcatactttccatataCATGAGTATCGTCTATGGAAATTacaggacgacaatgcacaaaaccatcaactGTTGctttaaatgaccagaacacatagttgaaaatatattcgggtctgtTCGGACTCCGCTCatgcctccattcaacaacagttccggggttaaagtgttgcagtgcggccatgtacctgggcagaGATGAAAAAGACTTACCCAGTCaccataaataagttcaaaggcatgtttgcgaccgagatatgcctttcttttggttatagtacaaccatactcTTGGTGGACGGCtataatacactctttaatcttgaacctaatggacacttccaaatatgaaatcaagacaagagaaatcaagtccacatccaggttgaagtgattatcattgaatgtgtccatttcacatctgtgggtgctaataaatttacccactttccacaaacctGATTTTTTCTTGctggcacgcaacatccagtgacaaACCATAAAGTCTCTACGGCATACAGCCTTGTATACCTCCGTAGTTGACTTACTTACtatcatctcacgacactctcttatactgtagatttttacagccctaattaggcgagctttgtcggggaaatacatgccctttgtcagaacagctggtctagactcatctCACATCGCTGACTGAATTTCGtcatcatcccttgtgagggcatccacgttcggcatacttggcaaattatcaaggtagggaatattacGCTCATGAAAtagcacgtgggactcgtacactcttgatctagcgggaggtggaggaacatgctccctcgtcagctcaggttcaacattcacttcctcctcatcatcaccttcatcatggaagggtgtgtcatctccagactcatctgCATTGTtttcataatcactatcatcttcctgaatCTACGCATCTACCAACTCAAGAGTGAATACGTCGTCTATGGGCAACTGTATGAGGTCAGCAACATCAAGAAGCTCATTTTCACtacacaaaaagaacaaaatgataagttacccaactagataaatactttagaAATAgatatatcactttacttacaagtcgtactgtcttgacgtttcatgatggatattttcttgttggtgatgactcccgaaTGGACCATCGTGATCCAATactccagaactacgcatattctaAATAGAggcggggtcataacttgtaaaattcatatccggacgataccccctatgaaaaatatgagtgttaatacaaatccaattcaaacataaaataaacatcgataaagcgtagaaaaattgaagtttaccaatcgtcttgtggattatataaagtcgaaaaattattttgtggctgctcattcgccggtggtgacaagtttaaatcaaggcaagctctttcatcggcaatctgtccggcaaaaactgctccagaataaccacccgatgactggggggtATCCCTACTATGTacgccctcattattgggaacgtcttccaccttgacgtacatttccaacaattTTATTAATAAATTCCTTGTATTTATCCGGAATTCGCAAAAAAtatctaagagtttcatcatcttcgatgttaaactcggAGTAATAAGCAAACCCCTACGGAGTCACTAAATACGGAAATCTACCAGTTACTTTAAGGTTAACCGAATGCTTCCTCTGActcatttttttacgtaacaacgataccaatttatcgtactccattgtaagcggcaatttaacatgacaccgtggaggtgagctatacctcacagagttattctccagcacaacctcaccccccccccccaatataatgaaacccttatttttggctcttcagaCATTGTAAAAAAATGATTGATAAGAAGAGGAGAAATGTATGAACGGAAGTTTGAAGGAAAGTattgaatggattttcataaaattcaaacgcctttaaataagctTGGGATGcaaattttttttatgtaaaacgcagtacaataccacgttttatgtatttgaattattggtgggcccaaatTTTAAAgcaaaatgcagtataatactgtGTTTTCCTTAAAGCAGTATTGTACTGCATTTCCCTTTAATTAAATATAGTTGGGCCCAATATTAATAGgaaaacgcagtacaatactgcgttttactttaacgactaacttttctttaaattaaaatgcagtataatactgcgttttagttttttatgtaactttttttagTAGTAAAAACGTATTTTTTGCCCAAAAAGGCATTAGAAAAGTTTCGGGCCCGGTGATAGGTCGGGGTCTCGGGTCTAGTGTTGAAGCCAGAAAATTTAATAAGGatgttcaaattttgaacaccctCTCCCAGTGGGCTATGCAAGGGTgttcaaaatctattttttaatcaaggaaaaatggccaaatatacccctata includes the following:
- the LOC107795405 gene encoding serine/threonine-protein phosphatase 7 long form homolog; this encodes MDFSPAQRGPAEDKLLLLQGDHRSSFVWEGQLSDKPLRARRPDNLWEFMAQHPFHARVVARLQDTGFYTIFWIGWMQLDWSLITALVERWRPEMHTFHLPTGEATITLEDIQVLYGLRVDGRVVALPQYIRSMMHGQYLDMMGQFTGYRPQDDAVQRGGSRVALSGIRDHMAFLHPDITGETEDLHIESWGAVVLAYLYRSMCRASMLCAVDICGFLPLLQRIMPLHPPLPPLAPGEAYPFLPLASRWVLRHGNYRGIDAHHNLLLVRDVLDMLVAG